The region AACATCAAGCAAAGCTGCCAGTGACTAATGCATGATTCCTGTTAAATTCCTGTTGAAAAGCAAGCATGCACCTTCGCCTAATGTGGTCAATACCGAAAACAACTCTCGAGAGGAATAACTGTCACTTTACAAAGGTTATGTTGTGTTCCTAGATGTCTCAAACTTAGATATTGCGAGCTGGGCTGCTCACAACTGCGATCATCCTTTCTTGAATATTAGGCACCTCGTTTTTCCACGCCTGCATTTCCTCGATGGTGTCGGGCAACTTCCTGTGACGTGTTTCCGGCAGAAGCCAGATGGAGACACCGGCAAGGCAGCACAGACATCCCACCATCACTCCTGAGGCCCAGGGGGTCTCTTTagcctgatcacacacacacacacacacacacacacacacacacacagaggttgggttgtttatatatatatatatatatatatatattatatacacacaccctaTGTATGTAAACTCCTTGATGAAAGGGTGTCTGCACGATAGTGTTGACACACATTTCAAAACATTCTGATTTCCTCACTCTGACCAACACAGTAGAAATAAGTAGGCAGGATAAAATGTAAGTATCTGTTGTCATCAATTTTCTTACTGAAGAGGAACACTGACTGCATTTTGTCAAGCTGCTATTCAGAAAGGCCAGCCATGATCGGAAATGTTTGAAACactactttcttttttctaatttatCTTTCTTGTCTAAAATGTTGGAGCGTATCGTGCTGAAATGGTTAATATCGTATTGTGAGTGTCACAGCCTTACAGAGCCGTTTCAGTCAGCTTACCATAAGTGCCATAGCACGGGAGACACCTTGTTGCATGTGACTAATGATCTCCTTAAGGGCCCTGACCGTAGTCAAGTGTCTGTTTTGTCATTGCTCGACCTGTCAGCAGCATTTGACACCATAAACCATGACATCCCCATTACACGGCTAGGTACCACTCTTGGTTGCTTCGGAATGGTCCTGGATTGGTTCATCTCTTATAATAACCTTTTGCACTCAGCCTGTCATTACTGGTCATGAATCGATTACGTCTGTGTTGGGGTATGGAGTACCACAGGAGTAAGTCATGGGCCCAGTACTATTTACTATGTACACAAAACCCTGAGCAATGTCATTCGTCAGCTTGTCACTCACACTTCTTTGCAGACGATTCCCAGCTCTACAACTTTGCTGTTCCCTCACACCTTCCAACTCATGCCTGTGGTTTGAAAGATTGAGGATGCAGCTGAGTAGATTAGTGAGAACAAGGTGAAGatgaatgaggataaaactgagcTTCTTGCTACTGGCACCAAGTCAAAGATTAACAGGACACCTCTTCCCCAATATCCATATCTGGCTCTGATCttccattcttccagtctgttaGAAACCTTGGCTTCAACTTTGTTGATGAAATAATAGTTTGAAGTCGTGCCTTACCCACAGCAGCAGATACGGAACTCCCATGTTAGCTGTGAAAGCTGCCATTCCTGCCGCACCTGTCCCAGTGGCTCTGGAACAaacagtttttgtttgctttttcacaAGTAGTAAATTTTCAAACAGCCTATATAATACGGTGCTTTTTACTGGATCTTTTTTTCCTTACAGACTTTACGTAATTAACTTTAGTGATTTACATgtacgtgcgcgcatgcgcgtggtGGTAGTATATGACCTTCAACATGGTGACAAAACTAGACTCACACCATATAAACTCATTATTCCGAATGAAAATGctgtctttatttttattttttcatgaatCTAATGTTTTAATGCATCATGTTGACACATCTTcaacccctccaacacacacacacacacacacacacacacacacacacacacacacacacacacacacacacacacacatattcacgtcATTATCACCACAGTTCTGCTATTTTTCGGGAAAACTATAGAACGCagagtttttattttcatttctgtaGTAACCATATGTGTCATGTACAATATATAGCAATTGtacgagtggtggtggtggtgtgtgtatgtctcagggCGGGACGCCAgagggttgatggtggtggtgtgtgtatgtgtcagggcgggacgccagaggttgatggtggtggtgtgtgtatgtgtcagggcgggacgccagaggttgatggtggtggtgtgtgtatgtgtcagggcgggacgccagaggttgatgatggtggtgtgtgtatgtgtcagggcgggacgccagagggttgatggtggtggtgtgtgtatgtgtcagggcgggacgccagaggttgatggtggtggtgtgtgtatgtgtcagggcggGACGCCAGAGGGTTGATGGGTTGGAGTGTGGTGAGGGTCAGGTAACTGAAGTAGAAATATATCATCTGTCTTCAGTAGATTTCAGAACGTGACATACTGACACAAGGCCTACTTACCTCAAAGTAGTGGGGAAGACCTCCATGTAGTAGACAAAGAGCAGAGTGTAGGAGCCAGTCACAGCGAACATGCCCACATACTGTGCTGCTGTGGCCAGGGTCAGGGTCACTCCCTGTCCTCCTCCTGGCTCACATGATCATgtccagacaaacacacatgcaggcacaaatgcacacatggaAGGACACGCACATGTTGCGCACATGCCAGGGCCCTCACAGCTCTGCTCAAAagtacacactggcacacacacatgcacgcacgcacgcgctgcatgcacacacacacacacacacacacacacacacacacaggtagagggAGGGGTCATGCCAAGGCCATCATTTTAGTCATTTTTCGTAACTGTCGTTATCGTGTAACAATAATATTATGTGTTAGCATGTGtggagtgtgtttgagtgagtgtgtgtgaggttcaCTCTATAACATCAATTGTTTGTGAGAACCTACTATTGAATTGAGGCAAAAGAGGCCgcaaaatttttattattttatgagTATGATTTGTGCATcgcagttgtctttttttttcttttcttttttgactcacttgtgtaaacaaagtgagtctatgttttaacccagtgttcggttgtgtgtgtgtgtgtgtgtgtgtgtgtatgtgtatccatggtaaactttaacactgccattttctctgtaaatactttgtcagttgacaccaaatttggcataaaaataggaaaaattcagttctttccagtcatcttatttaaaacaatattacacctctgggatgggcacaaaaaataaataaagaagccaaattatatgtaaaccgaatttactgttatatatatatatttttttttattctctaaacttggcactttgatctgatattctgacacaacaacatgagcagtcatttttatcttcttttttttttttttttttttttttttgttacaggaacctcttttgctaagcatggaagttatatttattttgcatgtctttggtgcagatagtaaaaaagggaaattcatTTGTAACTAATGctatggggcttaatttgctttaaactgatctttctcatcttaaacattaaattttgaaattatactgaatacataaaaagcttgtgtgttttactctcagtgtacagggctttcactatgttcattcgcccaagtggtctttttcggaaaatactaaaaatcaatacgacgagtggactttttcGATCTACTGGCTGAGCTCTGAAGGTCAATGGCAAAactcaattgcatacacatatttatacatattcaaagcgcgtgctcatattcttcgcgaacgcgaacgacgccattttgtttcaagttgttgacctgcccgttcaatcctatattcaatggacaatacacgataacatgtgatggaaagttagagaaggagaccgttaaatatttattcagagaaagatttgtgaacgcctcatcacttactggattatgccccaaactgccatagaaatatccacagaatcagtcggaattcacggttaaaaataaaaaaccatgagagttaatacccttgaattgatgaaacataaaaatttccagtcttgacttttctcaaaataaagtccttttcccttcatatgacgtttagaagtacttgtacttggctctacatgttattagtttaacaaaatactcaatttccgtatcaactttaaaactataaaactagaatgaacataaaagagaaattgaatgaccatttcaaccgggtgtaactaaacttgtacatctatctagatccagagaaaacggctaaatgttgcagtgtgattgtggtgatagccacgtctcctttaccgcagacttaaaaagaattcttaattgcccttaaagattttttgaatgcccaagatacaccagaataatatgatttaaacagcgttctcactgcgaataccgcagtcgatttatcgccctttaaaaaagcatgtttaaatgttatatttttgaacgtcagctaaggagccccgatagtgtaatgggcaagacagtttcttctcacccgaatacgcagggttcgaatctgtccttaggatttttttttctcttttaacccgaagctttacaataacaaatacagaacacattttaacgattagattttttttttaaagtgtatcacaagtgagtcttgaaggtcttgcctctcttgtttctttttctttctttttttaagatgagGGTGCGTTATTACGGATCCAGACAATTTTTGGGCAATCGTGCAGAAAATACAGAGCTAAGGGAAGTTTGAACAGGCTTGAATAATACAACTAGTGACTTGAGTATGTGCACCCTACACAGAGATGACGCACTGATTTGAATATAGATTAGATCTGAGCCGAAGATCATGACCTCGTCGAAAGAATTGGACTTCTGTTACCCTCTACAAAAGATCTGAGTTGGGTACAGCCATGGgaacggaaaaaaaacacccttttaATAACTGTATTAGGAGTGAAAGATTTATTTCTCTTccccatctgtttctctctcctcaaaTTTGTTCTTAAAGATACAAACGATAAATATGACGTGGACTGATTAACTGAACAGCATCAGTTTGATATATTGGTTAGTaagtaatgaataaatgatatataatttTGCAACAAAATAATTGGTAAGAATCACAGTGAGTGACCAACTGCCGACCAGAGGATAAACAAGGCAGAATTGGGACGTATAATTGGTATTGATGAGAAAGCTGCTAAACCCAGGTAAGAGAAATGATatgaaagtaaaatgaaatataaagcgTTAATGATTCTATTGGTGTATGTTTTTagtgtatatctatatctttatCAACGTTGTTGAATAAAGAATGGGTACGCTTTCAAATGTAAAAATAGTTCGAAGTAGTTACCACACGTTTAATAAATAGGCAAGTCAGGTAAGGTTTTGAATCAATGAGAACAGAATTTCTTGTGTGCACAAATCGTTTAATGATCTGTATAAGTAAAATGCGGTAATAAGTTAAAGATatttcaatgcacacacacacacacacacacacacacacacaagcgtctaCACTCGCAGACATCACAAAGAGATCATAGGAGGAtgcatttcattcattttattgtaGTCATTCTTAGGAGAGTGTTCAAGAGAAGGCTATTTAATGTGGTGTAAACTGGATAACTTGAAATGTGTGTTGAACTTGAAGGAACCAGTTGTGTACTGCATAAAGAGATTTGAAGATTTGATGTAAGGATATTAGTAGCAAGGATAATAATCTTTGTGATATATTGGTGGAAAATAGTTTCCATCAGTAGAAATGTAGTTAGTTTTGTCGAATCTTGTCATGCATGgattcaaagcaaacaaaacatggcATTTTTTCCGATCGACATACGATCTATGTTAGAGTCATGGTAATCCTAAAAGTGGTGTAGCGGTACCAATGCCCAAACTAGTTCAGCTGCCTGGTGCATTTCGGTGGTTTGATAAGAAACCATAGGATCAATGAAGATGTTAAGAAATATAGATTTAGTATCTTTTGATTGGCtgatacaattgtgtgtgtgttgttatgtttcAGGAGCTCAGTTGTTGGCATTTTGCTCACACCCCTGTTTCTCAACTATGGCAAATTTGAgacagattaaaaagaaaatgattcattcatttgtttgattaGTTATTCACGAATCTAatgatgtatctatttatttgttttatgccttttttcccccgaaaggcctgactaagcgcgttgggttacgctgctggtcagacatctgcttagcaggtgtggtgtagcgtatatggatttgtccgaacgcagtgacgcctccttgagtgactgaactgatctgaactgagaCTGATTCGGGGATTTTACtataaacaaccaaaaacaaaacaaaaacaaacaaaaaaacaaacaaaaaacccaccttcaGCTGAGTTAGGAGTGGGCATATGAAAATACAATAAATTTGATGCTGATCAAGGGCTATTGTTAAAAATCCCAGATCCACTTGTGTTAGGAGTGGGAATATGGACAGTAAAATAGATTCCAATAACAGACCTCACCCCAAACCAACCCTCACCAAATATTACCGACgtaagaaagtttttttttttttaaagaaaaaaaagaaaagaaataagaattaTTGAATTAAACACtgactgtttgttttgtgtgtttgttttgaggcACAGAAGTGAGGGGCTGATtaaaagtgcgtgcgtgcgtgcgtgcgcgcgcgcgcgcgtgtgtgtgtgtgtgtgtgaagtcaaatctATGTATTAAGAATAcctaacaatataaaaaaaaataccctTGCAATCATCCCAACCAACACCACGATAGAAAGGTTTATTTGAAGTGTCTTACTTACCCAACGTTGCCAGTCCAACAGAGATCAACAAACAGGATCCAGACAGCAATCCATAAATGCATGCCAGTGGTCGGCGGTTGaatctggaaacacacacacacagacacacacacacacacacacacacacacacacacacacacacacacacacaccatatctgtGTAGAGAGAGTGGCATATAAAATATGATATAGAAATATAAAGCATCAGACTGGAACAAAGTCGAATATTCTTCGTCTCATCGTTACCCAAATGTACACATTATTCTCATAAATTAGGAAGAACACGAGAAGAACATAATCATTAAACACATTATAAATGTGCCGCGACATGCCATGTTTTTTTAAGCGCATTTTGAATACTGATCATTCAGGAACCTTTTCTGCCTATAATTTGTTAGATATCGATCCAGTCCCTTCGTTCTAAACACCATGGTAAGCTATCAAAGCCAACAATTGCTGTGTATATTCATTTCTTATGGATAGACCTATGTGTGTGATTCAAGTCTGATGCGCTTCCGCGTGGGCTGAGTCGCCTCGTTAGTATGGTGTGTTCAGCAATGCTATATACTACAGTTCAAGAATACCCAGGGACAAAACCCTATTCGTGGAAATTTAACGGATTATTTTTCCTGTGACAGTAGGCAGAACGGTTATGGTTTTATTTTGAGTAAATCGAACACCGCACAATGTCTACACAGAGGAAGGGACAGTGGTTTTAAGGAAAGTCTATTCAGCAACTTTGTTCAGTCAGTGTAGTCAACGTATTGAAGAAACAGGCATTGTTGATATTTACTGGATGCCACTGGAAACTCGTGGAAGTAGTGAAAAGTATGTGAAGCCTGAAGCACGTGAACGATGACTGTGGCGACAGGTTCATGTGACAGTAAATTAATGCAGACCAAGTGATACTGTCTCACTTCCAACTGAGCTGGTGATAGTGTGAACCTGCTGATGTAGTCTTGAAAGATGTTTTTTGTGTATTAGCTGCAGAGAAATATTTAGCAAATATAACTTTTATTAACGTCGAAAGTTGAAACATTATATAAAGGACTGCAGGTGGGgcttttttttatccatttaaAATCGACCAGTTGTGTTTCTATAtgctatgtttgtgtttgtgcttctCACATTGTGATTTATTTCATCCTTATTAGTGCTGGCTGACTTGCGAGACTGATTCAGAGGAAGGGATGTAGCATGTGAAGACTGGTCAATATGGTTATTTGGAGCAGAGTTTGACCCTGAGACCAGAATAGTGTATTTGGCTTTGTATTGTACACGAGTTTTATTGCATGGATTAGCAGTGGCACAATAAGTAAAAGACTGGTGGAGTAATACTTATCGCTTTGAATCAGTGAGTCTTGCCACATCGAAACTCCGACTGAAACCTAGTCTGGGTGTTGTAGTGTAAGAGTGCGTAGGGGTTTCAAACTTCGTACAAGTCAGgtaattttaactctttccatacgaacggcgaaagagacgacgttaacagcgtttcgccccaattaccatcatcaaaatattgcaagcggaagacgtgaagacgtgaatgctgacaaagaataccgcaattctgacgacggaagctaaaggttgggtcatacagacacccactggacatccgaggggtctgtgtagaggagaagagaggactggccgtactgagtgagttaatgggagTCCGATTCGCAGTTTCACAGAGTTAGTGGACAAAACTTGCAAAACGTGGAAATCGTTTGGGCACTTGGCATTTAGATATTTGATGAACAATGCAGTTCTGTATCACATTAAGGCTGTTCACGGGAACAACAGAGATGGATCCCAGCCAATGGCAGTTTCAGTTCTTAGTCTGTTTAAAATGATTCATCTTCGTATCAAAAGTCTCTACACTGGGCCCAAATGCATGAATGAGGACAGTAGTATGACTGTGACTGTGAATAGACAGCTAAACTCACATAGCTGATGATAAAACCTGAACAGTGCATTCGGCACAGACATTGACTAACCTCTGCATGAGAAAGAGAGTCAAAAGTGTGGAGGTAATGTCTTGGATGCTCAGGAGAGCAAAGTTGAGGAACCTGTTCCCAGACAGTCTGGCAGACTGCAGCATCACCATGTAGTAATACGTGTTGAGCATGACCCTGATCCACACAAGAACATCAGTAAGCATGCacatttttgaaagaaaaaaatatgggaTAAGGCAGACATGGTAACAAAACAAATGTAATATTCACAATGCAACATCTGATGAAACGAAATATAGCCCACAATGCAATTTACTTCAAACccaatccttttcttcttctgctttaaaTCTGTGAAGGGTGATTGAGGCGCCGCacaaaactgttcaccagattaaTTTTGTCTGATCTGTTTTCTGTTGGTCAAAGCCAAGGTCTCTGCACTTGGTGTGGTCATAAGTCTCAAGATTTTGATTCATTTATTGTTTAAAATTATATGCGTTAGAATTAAGTCATTGATACTTATGTATGAAAAGACCTGTTTAATATGTTTTTTCATAGAATCTGTTCTGATTACCGTAATTCGGTCTaataaagcaacagcaacaacgacagcagcactTCAAATATGTTTGACAGTGTAGAAACCAACATTATGAAGTTATGGCTGGTTATGAGAAAACGACGGTGACGATAACAATAAAGCATGTCTACCTTAATTTTATCCGACCAATGTGTTCCATACAGAACACCAAACTGATTATGTGCAGGTCAttctcagcagaaaaaaaaatcagactacGCCTGTGCATACGTCTTCTGTATAGGAAAATCGTTACAACTCTGAACATATCTCCGATTTCGATATTCAGAAACAAGGCCAGTGCAGTGTGATCATCATGGGGGCCATGGTTTTGTTATGTCCATTTATCTAAACACTCATTATGTTAAATATAATTTTGAGAACATGATTATGAGAGACTGCATCTCTCACTATTGTAATAGTAAAGCCATTATGTTTGTTAATATGCCAAAGAACTATTTCGGCCAGTTATAATGAAAATAAACGTTACAACAGCCAGCGAAGAGGTTCGTCAAAGAACTTGGACAAAATTAAGATACTGACTAATATTCTATACAACATGAGTTTTGAGTCAGAATCCCCACATCGTTCCATATCAATTTTTTGCTTACAGATGATTATAATATGCATAGATTTGCATGATCCATCAGACAAAACCAttatgtcagagaaagagagaaagagagagagagagagagagagagagagagagagagagagtttaccagACAAATGTGACGACAAGAAGGGACACAAGAACGACACGGTGTCGAAACAAATCCAGCACTGTGTACTTTGCGGAGAACACCTCAGTTTCTGGCATCAGCAGGCTGCTCCCTTCGTCACTGTCATTACCAGGACCACCCTCCTCTGGATCTCTTTGATCCGACCCACTGCCTCTTCTCTCAGCAGAAATATCATCAGTCTCCTCATCATTCAGCTCGTCTCCATTCGTGTCTTCTTTGTTCTTGTCATTCCTCATGACGCTTGAGTTGGTTATCTGTATGATTGGAGGGGAAGAATCACTTTGATCTCGGTCATCAAAGTTGTTGTCAGTGGAGACAGGTCTCTTCAGCAATGTTTTGATATTCTCAAAGTCTTTGCCATTTATCCGACAGGTTTTCTTCAGGATTCTTTCCGCTTCTTCTATGTTTCCAGTTGCCAACAGCCAGCGAAGAGATTCGTCCAAGAACCTGGACACAATGAAGATGGTGACTAATATTTTCTCAGCACATAGCTTTTGGTCACAAACCCCCGCTCCTTTCCATCATATTTTTGCTTATGTGTAATTAAAGTATGCATAGGCTTGCATAAGCCATCAGACAAAAAccattgtcagagagagagagagagagagtgaggctaTTCAGCACTTCAAATCGCTTTGGTTGAACCTTTGGATATGCCATTTAAAGCTTATAAGCATCTTGCTTTTCTAATCAATGCAGAATGCCTTTTTTAAATATCATCCCTAAAatagaggacagaaaaaaaaaggaatggggaTAGGGCGCAGATCCCAAATATGTCGAAATAAAATTAACTGAGGGCGTTAAGTGGAATAGAATATcggtcgttgttgttctttttttgttgttctttttttggacGACATTAGACACGACAGCCTGACAATGAAGACAAGAATCGTGGCATTCAAGACTCGTATATAATAATCCAACGAAAATATCATGATAGAGGAAAGGACAATGCAAAAACATCAAACTCATATATAGTACCTGTTTAATTTCAACGACAATATCATGGAATAGGTGAAAGGACAATgcaaaaacaagacacacacacatggtttttcTGTATGCATTGTCATGATGACTGGACAGACACACTAAAAAGGCGCTCCCGttcgtgtatatgcgtgtgtgtgtgtgtgtgtgtgtgtgtgtgtgtgtgtgtgtgtgttcccgcgtgcatgcgtctgtgtgtgcacagacacaaAAGCGCTCAAGGGTGTGCGTCAGTTAACCATGGTGAAAGAAGGCCGAAGACATAGACAGAGTAGAAGGCCAGGCTGAGGTATCTCCAGGACACGCCCTGTAGACAGTAGGCCACTATGGCCATGAAGACACAACCTCCGGCCCACAACACGGCACCTACAACACTTCCAAGGCTTCGCCATTCTGGGGCTACCAGCTCCATGAACATGGTGCAGCCAGTTTGATCCATGCCCTGGCAGACACACAATgcatttttcttattttctctccatACATGTGTGCACGCATAGGGCGTGCCCTGGTCAAATAattagagcgctggattctcaccTCAGTTTCCCGAGTTCGATCCCTGTCGCACCTGGtaggttgagggtggagatttttcctgtctgtcagaataacaacaacagcaacataataataataataataataataataaccacacgTGTAACTGTCGAAAAGTTAGAACAAAGCAATGCAGCAGGCTCCAGGAGGACTTCAGTTTTCAAAtgcagagaatgtgtgtgtgtgtgtgtgtgtgtgtgtgtgtgtgtgttaattgtatAATACCAAATAACAGGTTGCTGCTTTTTCTCACCTGTATAAAGAACCCTGCACAGATTCTGCACACCAGGGAAAAGTAGTAGTTGGGGACCAAAGCCTTAGCGAAGGCGGACACCATGGCAGTCAGGGCGCAAGTCACGTACACTTTCTTACGCCCGAAACGGTCAGCCAGTATAGAGGACGTCACAATACCCGCTACCTTGCCGCCAAAGACTCCAGTTAGAGTGAGTTCTGTCAGACCTGCCTTGTCACACACCAGCGACCACTGAAAACACACATATTGACTTCTACTTTTTTTATACTAATCTTCCAAAACACGGTAAATATATATTACGAAGCTAAAGTGACTCAACACAAAATATTTATAACAATTAGTTTTCCATATGTTACAAGATCTATTTCAATCCATGAGTTAATCACACTGCCCATTTCTTCAATTCTGTGTGTCCAGTTAACTTCTATATCAACTGCAGTTTGATAAGCGTGAAGTATATTCCCAGGTTGTTTTTTCAGTCAGTCCAAATGGCaagatatgttcttgtttttgcaTCCCCAAACTCACTGCTTTTGGTTTTTTGCCCATTTAGTTAAGCCCAGAAAAGACTGATAGAAGTGTCACCTTTTAATTGCTTTATTTTGATTAAGCATTAATTATTCATTTTTGACTGATGGGAGAACAATTCCTGTTACGCCTTTACTGCGTATTTTTATTACAAACTGTTCAACAGTAAAGATAAAAGCAAATGATGAAAGGGCAGCCTTGCCTGAATCCGCGTTTCTCTTGAAAAAATTCTGaaatccactccccacccccaccccttgattTATACTGCTGACTATGTTTGATATGTTTTAAAAATCACATCCAAAACCAAAAGTGTCCATGGACTGTAGCATACATTTCATGGAGATTGAGTCAATTGCTTTTTGATAATCGAGTGCTAACAGATAGGTATACCCACCTTTCTTGGTTATATTTAAATAATCAAGTTTGTCGTCTATGGTTCACATTATGGTTGAAATATTTCGCCTCTTTAAATACGCAACTTGTTCTTGATTTATTAGTTTGCCAGTAACAGTGTCCAGGCTCAACACCAAGGCCTTTGCTAATATTTTGTAATCTGAATTAGTGAGTGTTATGGGACGCCAGTTAATCTCCTTGACGATCTTTACCTTTCAGGAAGAAAAcaattgttctttgtttttggttgtagGACATTTCACCTTCTCAAAAGGATGAATTAAATACATCAGTGACGACACTATT is a window of Babylonia areolata isolate BAREFJ2019XMU chromosome 22, ASM4173473v1, whole genome shotgun sequence DNA encoding:
- the LOC143297048 gene encoding steroid transmembrane transporter SLC22A24-like: MSRSDEKKGVDLDSILEKLGGRGRYQVIQLMLNVFPWFLGPSIVLDTVFVGYQPDYQCNQVDNISQMEAYLPDDVTNFTLHDIQYRQCSIDVTVNTSGTSTTHSLPCVAGVNFSMPSHTSFVTEWSLVCDKAGLTELTLTGVFGGKVAGIVTSSILADRFGRKKVYVTCALTAMVSAFAKALVPNYYFSLVCRICAGFFIQGMDQTGCTMFMELVAPEWRSLGSVVGAVLWAGGCVFMAIVAYCLQGVSWRYLSLAFYSVYVFGLLSPWFLDESLRWLLATGNIEEAERILKKTCRINGKDFENIKTLLKRPVSTDNNFDDRDQSDSSPPIIQITNSSVMRNDKNKEDTNGDELNDEETDDISAERRGSGSDQRDPEEGGPGNDSDEGSSLLMPETEVFSAKVMLNTYYYMVMLQSARLSGNRFLNFALLSIQDITSTLLTLFLMQRYGGGQGVTLTLATAAQYVGMFAVTGSYTLLFVYYMEVFPTTLRATGTGAAGMAAFTANMGVPYLLLWT